The following are from one region of the Myxocyprinus asiaticus isolate MX2 ecotype Aquarium Trade chromosome 2, UBuf_Myxa_2, whole genome shotgun sequence genome:
- the LOC127411852 gene encoding histone H2A-like, whose protein sequence is MTTHYFSLYNCRLNYILKISGRGKTGGKARAKAKTRSSRAGLQFPVGRVHRLLRKGNYAERVGAGAPVYLAAVLEYLTAEILELAGNAARDNKKTRIIPRHLQLAVRNDEELNKLLGGVTIAQGGVLPNIQAVLLPKKTEKPAKK, encoded by the coding sequence ATGACGACACATTATTtctctctgtacaattgcaggTTGAACTACATATTGAAAATAAGTGGCAGAGGTAAAACCGGCGGTAAAGCTCGTGCAAAGGCTAAAACTCGTTCATCCAGGGCAGGACTGCAGTTCCCCGTCGGTCGTGTACACAGACTGCTCCGCAAAGGAAACTACGCAGAGCGCGTTGGTGCCGGTGCTCCTGTTTATCTGGCCGCTGTGCTCGAGTATCTCACCGCTGAAATCCTGGAGTTGGCCGGAAACGCCGCTCGGGACAACAAGAAGACTCGTATCATTCCCCGTCACCTGCAGCTGGCAGTGCGGAACGATGAAGAGTTGAACAAACTCTTGGGTGGAGTGACCATCGCTCAGGGTGGTGTGCTGCCCAACATCCAGGCTGTGCTGCTGCCCAAGAAGACCGAGAAACCCGCCAAGAAATAA
- the LOC127411125 gene encoding histone H2B-like — protein sequence MPEPAKSAPKKGSKKAVTKTAGKGGKKRRKSRKESYAIYVYKVLKQVHPDTGISSKAMGIMNSFVNDIFERIGGEASRLAHYNKRSTITSREIQTAVRLLLPGELAKHAVSEGTKAVTKYTSSK from the coding sequence ATGCCTGAACCAGCTAAATCCGCACCGAAGAAAGGATCCAAGAAGGCCGTCACAAAGACCGCCGGTAAGGGAGGAAAGAAGcgcaggaagtccaggaaggagaGTTACGCTATCTACGTGTATAAAGTCTTGAAACAGGTTCATCCTGACACCGGGATCTCTTCCAAGGCGATGGGAATCATGAACTCTTTCGTCAACGACATCTTCGAGCGCATCGGCGGTGAAGCGTCTCGTCTCGCTCACTACAACAAGCGCTCCACCATCACATCGAGAGAGATCCAGACCGCCGTGCGTCTGCTGCTGCCCGGTGAACTGGCCAAACACGCCGTGTCTGAGGGCACAAAGGCCGTCACCAAATACACCAGCTCCAAGTAA